One genomic segment of Plasmodium vivax chromosome 9, whole genome shotgun sequence includes these proteins:
- a CDS encoding DNA-directed RNA polymerase, beta subunit, putative (encoded by transcript PVX_092345A), which translates to MLQSKQGASGRLGGASRVSKANGSVGATPSGSRSVGSRPIGSRPPAAEAEDPKKINLKITEEEIKLHLKIIEALYPNMKPKVDRLINGTYNIFTRFLIQSHIDDYNSFVNVYIKNMPETIPVLEFSPNLNTYATQNFNRKSTDSIKFYVSDIKIKNPVLKNDKGETRNDYPYLCKLSARTYEGEITLKINKKTNDEIISTTVSAGYIPVMVLSNLCNLSSLNKKMLPQKGEDESLLGGFFVVSGHLKVIRYVIHPKYNTILLNEENKVHMNCLLNDNSVYVNFLSCPKFDFFTYGARYQNSVMAVPLHVILLLLSPIKKKSYLFNKMKMGIKNENAVKYIEQYIQSIFIKNGLNEKEVFEKYNLKYLGSSSYFRKGIFRYSIVSDEKKGRSILKYVILPHIQSYSEKFETVCMMFKTLIYSKFKLIARINKDSLENHAVTTCSHLLSNLLKEQIVTCLSRLAFRYSRSFYKFYEKKYDSFKVTVKQIYLRYKEMVMDELDEQHLNAVPLQGDDSDVVKSADSGNQRAMSHKSEAAKKLKSIFIGEKEKLFSSVESYVRELYNDNHLFIEIAKSFTSLSMPIIFFFKTGNIASENIGYQQKSGWVIGADEINSLRFITNFRAIHRGCFFQDVKVLSPRKLLGESWGFICPVHTPDGSPCGLLNHLSQFSYVHNSASNESHKLNIKLYLKKIGVNVNLDDTSGIPTIYEDQTIPIVVDSVPITYISEQDFSRVVYKLKYAKNHNLYSLKAYFEINAYLNEPLLMNSIIINTFPGRLIRPLFNLKMKCIEYISPSYQPYVAIAINYEDIRKNNLARKMLRMKERLVGSKKGTQKKMTIKEQYLLHARRKKLASSAKGSALQGSSVVEGRPGESESAISRKVLQLLEDGESDKGDRTDGREERDDGQTDRTGGGTDRSGGEDDYVSSSNYDSSGDDSCGEGSDGRSVGRSDFRGDAAQLQRGPPTAYTDSDENANLDIYEQMPQKFEYMELKETSFLSFLGSLTPFSDHNQSPRNIYQCQMLKQTMGIQSLNMMYTFTNKIYRMITPQFPLVVTRDYELYGVDNFPSGTNAVVAILAYTGYDMEDALIINKSSAERGIFRTHIYKTEIIDLEKNHGRGEFTLGNNVRYTNSSVGSNANGANGNNSGKSNLKFQYEHMGKMLNKDGLPRVQQKIVELNPLYSYINKANELTVYEKFKGHGEYYVDCVTNYKSTRNQIAIVRLRTTRPPLVGDKFASRHGQKGVVSRLFPHEDMPFSESGIVPDVIFNPHGIPSRMTIGMLIESICGKAACIYGKRIDATPFRKYTQQRSFDNEWIDNCGVKGFLEGKNRGNNGGKKEGEKSSSAHDVNRSHKRKKKSDPPKGETQKNAKANITYDEKIDYFAKLLLNKGYDYYGTELLYSGIYGVPLQAHIFFGVIYYQRLRHMAYDKAQVRRTGPICNLTHQPLKGKKKHGGIRLGEMERDGLISHGCSFIINERFLLNSDGHECFVCPQCGLILSPIMQFTCSGEMVKGRSIGGKSKMAVCKSCGVSCKIVYVPYVLRYLLNELICLNVTIRLNIKSVESMFDMK; encoded by the exons ATGTTGCAGAGCAAGCAGGGCGCGAGCGGCAGGCTCGGTGGAGCCTCGCGCGTGAGCAAGGCGAATGGAAGCGTTGGAGCAACCCCAAGTGGTAGCCGCTCCGTTGGCAGCCGTCCCATTGGAAGCCGCCCCCCCGCTGCGGAGGCGGAGGACCCGAAGAAAATAAACCTGAAGATCACCGAGGAGGAAATCAAGCTGCACCTAAAAATAATCGAGGCCCTGTACCCCAACATGAAGCCCAAAGTGGATCGGCTAATCAACGGGACGTATAACATCTTCACGAGATTCCTAATTCAGTCGCATATAGACGACTACAACTCCTTCGTCAACGTGTATATAAAGAACATGCCGGAGACCATCCCCGTGTTGGAATTCTCCCCCAATCTGAACACGTACGCCACGCAGAACTTTAACAGAAAATCAACGGACTCGATCAAATTTTACGTAAgtgatataaaaataaaaaacccCGTGTTGAAAAACGACAAGGGGGAAACAAGAAACGATTATCCCTATTTGTGCAAACTATCAGCGAGAACATACGAAGGGGAaattactttaaaaattaacaaaaaaacaaatgatgAAATAATTAGCACCACGGTGAGTGCGGGGTACATCCCTGTGATGGTCTTGTCCAATCTATGCAATTTGAGCagcttaaataaaaagatgctaccccaaaaaggagaagacgaAAGCTTATTAGGAGGATTCTTCGTCGTTTCAGGACATTTAAAAGTCATTAGATATGTAATTCACCCAAAGTATAATACCATTCTCCTTAATGAGGAGAATAAGGTCCACATGAATTGCCTACTAAATGATAATTCCGtgtatgtaaattttttgtcTTGTCCCAAATTTGATTTCTTCACCTATGGAGCTAGATATCAAAACTCAGTCATGGCAGTCCCTCTGCATGTCATTCTGTTGCTTCTAAGTCCTATCAAGAAAAAAAGCTAcctatttaataaaatgaaaatggggATTAAGAACGAAAATGCAGTCAAGTACATAGAGCAATACATCCAATCtatctttataaaaaacggactgaacgaaaaagaagtgttcgaaaaatataacttgAAATATTTGGGCAGCTCCTCCTACTTCCGGAAGGGCATATTTCGCTATAGTATCGTTTCGGATGAGAAAAAAGGCAGGTCAATTTTGAAGTATGTAATTCTACCCCACATCCAGAGCTACTCAGAAAAATTTGAAACCGTTTGTATGATGTTTAAGACGTTAATTTATAGCAAGTTTAAGCTGATCGCTCGGATTAATAAGGACTCGCTCGAAAACCACGCAGTCACGACTTGCAGCCATTTGCTGTCAAACTTGCTGAAGGAGCAGATCGTAACGTGCCTCAGCCGCTTGGCCTTCAGATATTCCAGGAGCTTTTATAAATTCTacgagaaaaaatatgactcCTTTAAGGTGACTGTGAAGCAGATTTACCTCCGCTACAAGGAGATGGTCATGGACGAGCTGGACGAGCAGCACTTGAACGCGGTGCCGCTGCAGGGCGACGACTCGGATGTTGTGAAGTCAGCAGATTCAG gcaaCCAGCGCGCCATGAGCCACAAAAGCGAGGCGGCGAAAAAGCTCAAGTCCATCTTCATCGgcgagaaggagaagctcttCAGCAGCGTGGAGAGCTACGTGCGGGAGCTGTACAACGACAACCACCTCTTCATAGAAATCGCAAAGTCCTTCACCTCGCTGAGCATGCCCATCATATTCTTTTTCAAGACGGGAAATATTGCCTCAGAAAATATAGGCTACCAGCAGAAAAGCGGGTGGGTCATCGGAGCAGACGAAATTAACAGTCTCCGATTTATTACAAACTTCCGAGCCATCCACAGAGGATGCTTTTTTCAAGACGTTAAAGTTTTAAGTCCAAGGAAATTACTGGGGGAGTCATGGGGGTTCATATGCCCCGTCCATACGCCTGACGGGTCCCCCTGTGGATTGTTAAATCATTTGTCCCAGTTTAGTTACGTCCACAATTCGGCTAGCAACGAATCACATAAGCTGAATATCAaattgtatttaaaaaaaattggagttAATGTAAATCTGGATGATACTAGTGGGATCCCAACAATTTATGAGGACCAAACCATCCCCATCGTTGTGGACTCGGTTCCCATAACGTATATAAGTGAGCAAGATTTCAGCAGAGTTGtttacaaattaaaatacGCCAAGAATCATAACCTGTACAGTTTAAAAGCCTACTTTGAAATTAATGCCTATTTGAATGAACCCCTCCTGATGAACTCCATAATAATTAACACCTTCCCCGGGAGGTTGATCAGGCCATtattcaatttaaaaatgaaatgcatAGAGTACATCTCCCCGTCGTACCAACCTTACGTAGCTATTGCCATTAATTACGAAGATATTAGGAAGAATAACCTGGCTAGAAAGATGCTAAGGATGAAGGAGCGTTTAGTTGgttccaaaaaagggacgcagaaaaaaatgaccataAAGGAGCAATATTTGTTGCATgccaggaggaagaaattggCCTCCTCCGCAAAGGGGAGTGCTCTTCAGGGTAGCAGTGTTGTGGAGGGCAGACCCGGGGAGTCCGAGTCGGCGATTAGCAGGAAGGTGCTGCAACTTTTGGAAGACGGTGAGAGCGACAAGGGGGATCGGACAGATGGACGGGAGGAGCGCGACGATGGCCAGACAGACCGCACTGGTGGAGGGACGGACCGCTCCGGTGGCGAGGACGACTACGTGAGCAGCTCGAACTACGACTCGAGCGGGGACGACTCATGTGGAGAGGGGAGCGATGGAAGAAGCGTTGGCAGAAGTGACTTCCGAGGCGACGCTGCACAGCTCCAGCGAGGACCGCCCACCGCCTACACAGACAGCGACGAAAACGCAAACCTGGACATCTACGAGCAAATGCCGCAAAAGTTCGAGTACATGGAGCTGAAGGAGACgtccttcctctccttcctgGGATCGCTAACCCCCTTCTCGGACCACAACCAAAGCCCGCGAAATATTTACCAGTGCCAGATGTTGAAGCAGACGATGGGTATACAGAGCTTAAATATGATGTACACTTTTACGAACAAAATTTATAGGATGATAACACCTCAATTCCCGCTAGTCGTCACAAGAGATTACGAGCTCTATGGGGTAGATAACTTCCCTAGTGGCACCAATGCAGTCGTGGCCATTTTGGCCTACACAGGATACGACATGGAAGACGCGCTGATTATAAACAAGTCCAGTGCTGAAAGAGGCATTTTCAGGACCCATATTTACAAAACGGAAATTATTGACTTGGAGAAAAACCACGGCCGTGGGGAGTTTACTCTCGGCAATAATGTCAGGTACACGAACAGCAGTGTGGGGTCCAATGCGAATGGCGCGAATGGCAACAACTCAGGGAAGAGTAACCTAAAATTTCAGTACGAGCATATGGGCAAGATGCTAAATAAGGACGGCTTGCCGCGCGTGCAACAGAAGATAGTCGAGCTGAATCCGCTCTACTCCTATATAAATAAAGCGAACGAACTGACTGTGTATGAGAAGTTTAAGGGGCATGGAGAATACTACGTAGACTGTGTGACTAACTATAAAAGCACAAGGAATCAAATTGCTATCGTCCGATTACGAACAACAAGACCGCCTCTTGTGGGAGATAAATTTGCATCAAGACATGGCCAAAAGGGAGTTGTTTCGAGGCTCTTTCCCCATGAAGATATGCCCTTTTCGGAGAGTGGAATTGTCCCAGATGTGATTTTCAACCCCCATGGTATCCCCTCGCGTATGACCATCGGTATGCTTATCGAGAGCATTTGTGGGAAGGCGGCCTGCATCTACGGCAAGAGAATTGACGCCACTCCGTTTAGGAAGTACACGCAGCAGAGAAGCTTCGACAACGAGTGGATTGACAACTGCGGTGTGAAGGGCTTCctcgaggggaaaaatagaGGCAACAACGggggcaaaaaggaaggtgAAAAGAGTAGCAGCGCCCACGATGTTAACCGAAgccataaaagaaaaaagaagagtgacccccccaagggggaaacTCAAAAGAACGCAAAAGCGAACATCACGTATGACGAAAAAATTGACTACTTCGCAAAGCTGCTGCTGAACAAGGGCTACGATTATTACGGAACGGAGCTACTCTACAGCGGCATATACGGGGTACCCCTCCAAGCGCACATCTTCTTTGGCGTCATTTACTACCAAAGGTTACGACATATGGCCTATGACAAGGCGCAAGTCAGGCGAACAGGACCAATCTGTAACCTAACCCATCAGCCCTtgaagggaaagaaaaaacacgGAGGAATCAGATTAGGAGAAATGGAACGAGATGGGTTAATATCCCACGGTTGtagttttataattaatgagAGGTTTCTCTTGAACTCGGATGGACATGAGTGCTTCGTCTGTCCACAGTGCGGACTTATCCTTTCCCCAATTATGCAGTTCACCTGTAGTGGTGAAATGGTTAAGGGGAGAAGCATTGGTGGGAAGAGTAAAATGGCAGTTTGCAAGTCTTGTGGCGTTTCCTGTAAAATTGTGTACGTGCCGTACGTTCTTCGCTACTTACTAAATGAGCTAATTTGCCTAAATGTGACCATCCGGCTGAATATCAAGTCGGTGGAGAGCATGTTTGATATGAAGtag
- a CDS encoding coatomer delta subunit, putative (encoded by transcript PVX_092350A), with protein MTVLSAAISTKSKILVSRQFQNISKCDLDSLTIPFHNLIERERSDHTYIETDKVRYVYQPLDSIYIFLITNINSNIIEDLEIIKVLSQIIQDLCQGNINESTILKKCFTIIFYIDELIKNGVREIVNSNQIKTYIEMESHEEKLQTIIRENKEKEEKERRKFIASKLEKNRQKQGKAGSNSFLSNEVLSNADYGAGYGAGYGAGYNTSSGYGANYNANYNANAMDHFLYKTEEPSEGILDEGFNAYRGMQLSSKKEQVKILNVVDSSKTINKPNINVNALFDKPINIVINENVICTLSSEGTLCDLDIQGTFNMQINNHKYSKVILQLDNEYADKAKIHPILDKGKYNSNVLELKDKGKNFRINTIYPLLKWKINHLNDSYIPLNISCWPCEDNESTLLSLEIENKRKNAEDVIYDLNVNLMCPSSSKPQIMSKDKGIIEHDGILLAWKVDALKSNQNCQIEISIQSKPESVFPFSVEAKSNILAHKLNVLKVFDEDTQEDIEYEIKRNITYLFTINK; from the coding sequence ATGACCGTGTTAAGCGCAGCCATAAGCACGAAGAGCAAAATCTTAGTTTCGCGGCAGTTCCAGAACATCAGCAAATGTGACTTGGACTCGCTGACCATCCCGTTCCACAACCTAATCGAGCGGGAGAGGAGCGACCACACTTATATAGAAACGGACAAAGTGAGGTACGTATACCAGCCGCTGGATAGCATTTACATCTTCCTAATAACCAATATAAATTCGAACATTATAGAAGAtttagaaataattaaaGTGCTCAGTCAAATTATACAGGACCTATGTCAGGGTAACATTAACGAAAGtacaattttgaagaagtgcTTTACCATCATATTTTACATCGACGAATTGATCAAAAATGGAGTGCGAGAGATAGTGAACAGTAACCAGATAAAGACCTACATCGAAATGGAATCTCATGAGGAGAAATTGCAGACCATCATTAGGGAGAataaggagaaggaggagaaggagaggaggaagttTATCGCGTCCAAGCTGGAGAAGAATAGGCAGAAGCAGGGCAAGGCGGGCAGCAACAGTTTTCTCTCCAACGAGGTCCTCTCGAACGCGGACTACGGCGCGGGTTACGGAGCGGGTTACGGCGCGGGATACAACACCAGCTCGGGCTACGGCGCAAACTACAACGCAAACTACAACGCCAACGCGATGGACCACTTTCTGTACAAAACGGAGGAGCCCAGCGAGGGCATCCTGGACGAGGGCTTCAACGCATATAGAGGCATGCAGCTCTCcagcaaaaaggagcaagTGAAAATCCTAAACGTAGTCGACAGCAGCAAAACGATCAACAAGCCGAACATCAATGTGAATGCCCTCTTTGATAAACCCATCAACATagtaataaatgaaaatgttatTTGTACCCTAAGCTCGGAAGGAACCCTCTGCGATTTGGACATCCAGGGAACCTTCAacatgcaaataaataatcacAAGTACTCAAAAGTTATCCTACAATTGGATAACGAATATGCAGACAAGGCCAAAATACACCCCATATTAGACAAAGGCAAGTATAATTCAAATGTACTGGAATTAAAagataaggggaaaaatttcCGTATTAATACAATTTACCCTTTACTCAAGTGGAAAATAAATCACCTGAACGATTCATACATTCCACTGAACATCAGCTGTTGGCCATGTGAAGATAATGAAAGTACTCTCCTAAGTTTAGAAAtcgaaaataaaagaaaaaatgctgaGGATGTGATATACGATTTGAACGTCAATTTGATGTGCCCTTCTTCTAGTAAGCCACAGATTATGAGCAAAGATAAAGGCATTATTGAACATGATGGTATTCTTCTCGCTTGGAAGGTAGATGCTCTGAAGAGCAACCAGAACTGCCAAATTGAAATTTCCATTCAGTCCAAGCCGGAGAgcgtcttccccttttctgtgGAGGCCAAATCGAACATACTGGCGCACAAGCTGAACGTCTTGAAGGTCTTTGACGAGGATACACAAGAGGATATTGAGTACGAAATTAAGAGGAATATTACTTACCTCTTCACCATCAATAAGTAG
- a CDS encoding hypothetical protein, conserved (encoded by transcript PVX_092355A) codes for MSEKALRGCFYRDCTLYVGEYILQEEPSHGEALAGSGAALDEGKHGRKKGSKKGDTKGEQKGGTKGDKNGNPHGGTSGNPHGDPPDGPEKEAPPDGNSGQEGPPGRGVLFHGQGKYIRANEMFAGQFLNGNYRKGIWIRYKNIHNLFYYMNIYHALSGDKDPTKKGSTQNLKNFLYVPLKEVNIYIGEFDDNMFNGFGAYYFYPFLYVGYFINNSMDGYGYMFCGNSVGENSLGGAKGEDNTSGNANNLFDFLFVGGEKGGIANRSAEKRKGEKDAKVAVQSGKTAGEETPSAGGLLLRVYEKLERMMKGGGAVLGGEPQMVGEPPLCEQPGRAPPPGNLVEKLQRDLFKNFKLQTRRKNQVKKIKKFLHQNERQNFFDIFKLISYEHLLYQGYFHKNNFVSTSDEQILHRSLFLQVYVQMVTEKVNSFRRDLAEGVEPQDLYINGDNVLYVLERKKKAPEGDNTQGGVTANAGTRNDAANERSDVREEPKESSSREEARNTSVCSPEVREGIPPGGSNPNASFSNEHYRDIIDLSLLKRMFEATADDNVECAVEVVTGMKLLKYKNTLAGLKTDREENHLDKATLNLNGHHQLAVVNIKCREDTSFSLNTNQCNIQSIHKIKMFLISSTQSSIIKYNKFFLYYIYVYVKNSDRKAKGKVRKKKG; via the coding sequence ATGAGCGAGAAGGCGTTGAGAGGATGCTTCTACCGGGACTGCACGCTGTACGTTGGGGAGTATATCCTACAGGAGGAACCCAGCCATGGTGAAGCGCTCGCGGGGAGCGGGGCCGCTTTGGATGAAGGAAAGCATGGGCGCAAgaaggggagcaaaaagggggacacaaagggggagcaaaaagggggcacaaaaggggataaaaatggaaacccACATGGAGGTACCAGTGGAAACCCACATGGGGACCCCCCCGACGGCCCGGAAAAAGAGGCACCCCCTGACGGCAACTCGGGACAGGAAGGGCCCCCAGGGAGAGGCGTCCTTTTCCATGGCCAGGGAAAGTACATCAGGGCGAACGAAATGTTTGCAGGCCAGTTTCTAAATGGAAATTACAGAAAAGGCATATGGATCAGGTACAAAAATATCCACAACTTATTTTactatatgaatatttaccATGCACTGTCTGGGGATAAGGAccccacaaaaaaggggtcaacacaaaacttaaaaaattttttatacgtCCCCCTGAAGGAggttaatatatacataggAGAGTTTGACGATAACATGTTTAATGGGTTTGGCGCATACTACTTTTATCCGTTTTTGTACGTGGGGTACTTCATAAATAACTCCATGGATGGTTACGGCTATATGTTTTGCGGCAACTCCGTTGGGGAAAATTCTTTGGGaggcgcaaagggggaagacaaTACAAGCGGAAATGCTAACAACCTGTTCGACTTCTTATTTGTGGGGggtgaaaagggggggattGCGAACAGGTCTGCTGAAAaacgaaagggagaaaaggacGCCAAGGTGGCTGTGCAGAGTGGGAAGACAGCCGGGGAAGAGACCCCCAGCGCGGGGGGGCTCCTCCTTAGGGTGTATGAAAAGCTGGAGAGGATgatgaaggggggaggagctgTCCTGGGGGGAGAACCGCAGATGGtaggggaaccccccctgTGTGAGCAACCTGGGCGCGCGCCCCCCCCGGGCAACCTCGTGGAGAAACTCCAAAGAGACCTTTTCAAAAACTTCAAACTGCAGACGCGCAGAAAAAaccaagtgaaaaaaataaaaaagttccTTCACCAAAATGAGAGGCAAAACTTTTTTGACATCTTCAAACTTATATCATATGAGCACCTACTCTACCAGGGATACTTCCACAAGAACAATTTTGTGTCCACCTCGGATGAGCAGATCCTGCACAGGAGTTTGTTCCTCCAGGTGTACGTCCAAATGGTCACCGAAAAGGTTAACTCGTTTCGAAGAGACTTGGCTGAGGGGGTGGAGCCCCAAGACTTGTACATAAACGGGGACAACGTTTTGTACGTGctggaaaggaagaagaaggctcCAGAGGGGGACAACACACAGGGGGGTGTCACTGCCAATGCGGGCACACGAAATGACGCCGCAAACGAGCGCAGCGATGTACGCGAGGAACCCAAGGAGAGCAGCTCGCGCGAGGAGGCGCGGAATACCAGTGTGTGCAGCCCCGAAGTGCGTGAAGGAATTCCCCCGGGCGGTAGCAACCCTAACGCAAGTTTCTCAAATGAGCACTACAGAGACATCATAGATTTGAGCCTCCTCAAACGAATGTTCGAGGCCACGGCGGACGACAACGTGGAGTGCGCTGTAGAGGTAGTCACGGGTATGAAGCTcctaaaatataaaaatacccTCGCAGGATTAAAAACAGACAGGGAGGAAAACCACCTAGATAAAGCCACACTCAATTTAAACGGGCATCACCAACTGGCCGTCGTCAACATCAAGTGTAGGGAGGACACCTCCTTCAGCTTAAATACAAACCAGTGTAACATCCAAAGCattcacaaaataaaaatgtttttaatttcctccaCCCAGTCGTCCATAATTAAATACAAcaagtttttcctttactaCATTTATGTGTACGTTAAAAATTCTGATAGGAAGGCTAAAGGGAaggtgaggaagaagaagggtTAG
- a CDS encoding PQ loop repeat family protein (encoded by transcript PVX_092360A): protein MKSANFNVFSEGFYDKQNIASVLNSVFIYSIIVGSCFTKIPQLTKIVSKKNAAGISFASVYVEILVATSLIVFSIKEKLAIKLFVDVILINTQNILIVLFMWKYSNSCLSKVPQIYVNYKNQSTGNLSFASYLLIFCGNLARIYIILFNVENWIYLMLYYRNKACLTAKKDKEKQL from the exons atgaaaagcgCTAACTTTAACGTCTTCTCAGAAGGCTTTTACGACAAACAAAACATAGCATCG GTGCTAAATAGCGTATTCATATATTCCATCATCGTGGGGTCTTGCTTTACGAAAATTCCGCAGCTGACCAAAATCGTTTCGAAGAAAAATGCAGCGGGTATCTCCTTCGCGTCGGTCTACGTGGAG ATCCTCGTAGCTACCTCTTTGATAGTCTTTTccataaaagaaaaactggCCATTAAGCTCTTCGTTGATGTCATTTTGATAA acACGCAGAACATCCTAATCGTCCTCTTCATGTGGAAATACAGCAACA GCTGCCTCTCCAAAGTACCGCAAATTTACGTAAACTACAAAAACCAGAGCACGGGCAACTTATCATTTGCGTCttaccttttaattttttgcggGAACTTGGcaagaatatatattatcctttttaacGTAGAGAATTGGATATACTTG ATGCTCTACTACCGGAATAAGGCATGCTTAACGGCGAAAAAGGACAAGGAAAAGCAATTATGA